A genomic stretch from Corynebacterium sp. 21KM1197 includes:
- a CDS encoding VIT1/CCC1 transporter family protein: MNTSPPPTRKQIQRWRQYLADERAEAAVYRELARKKTREEREILLKLAEAESRHEEYWREKLGDEVGMPQRPGLKTRFIGWLARRFGSVFVLAMMQSAEARNPYSSDDDAPGQIAADEHVHSEVVKGLAARSRERMSGDFRAAIFGANDGLVSNLALVIGVMGSGVSSSMILITGVSGLLAGALSMAVGEYISVKSQAELLEASTPQEDTATLLPELDVNANELALVFRARGYSEEEAEERAREAFSQAHAAASEAAAGESEAEDVKDGAWSAAMSSFLCFAAGALIPVLPFLFGASALVGGVVAIALVSVALLCTGAFTGILSGKPPVPRALRQWLVGMGATAVTYVLGVLFGQVIG; this comes from the coding sequence GTGAACACGTCACCCCCTCCCACCCGCAAGCAGATTCAGCGCTGGCGGCAGTACCTCGCGGACGAGCGTGCCGAGGCCGCCGTGTACCGCGAACTTGCCCGCAAGAAAACGAGGGAGGAGCGCGAGATCCTGCTCAAACTCGCGGAGGCGGAATCCCGGCACGAGGAATACTGGCGCGAGAAACTCGGGGACGAGGTGGGCATGCCGCAGCGCCCGGGGCTGAAAACCCGCTTCATCGGGTGGCTGGCCCGCCGCTTTGGCTCCGTGTTTGTACTGGCGATGATGCAGAGCGCGGAGGCGCGCAATCCCTATAGCAGCGATGATGATGCCCCCGGGCAGATCGCGGCGGACGAGCACGTACATTCCGAGGTGGTCAAGGGGCTGGCGGCGCGCAGCCGCGAGCGCATGTCCGGGGACTTCCGGGCCGCGATCTTTGGGGCCAACGATGGCCTGGTGTCCAACCTCGCTCTGGTGATCGGCGTGATGGGCTCGGGGGTATCTTCCTCGATGATCCTGATTACGGGAGTCTCCGGCCTGCTGGCCGGCGCGTTGTCCATGGCGGTGGGGGAATACATCTCCGTGAAGTCCCAGGCGGAACTCCTGGAGGCCTCCACCCCGCAGGAGGATACCGCCACGCTGCTGCCGGAGCTGGACGTGAATGCCAATGAGCTAGCCCTGGTGTTCCGGGCGCGCGGATACAGCGAGGAGGAGGCCGAGGAGCGCGCCCGGGAGGCCTTTTCTCAGGCGCACGCAGCGGCGTCCGAGGCGGCGGCGGGTGAGTCCGAGGCGGAGGATGTCAAGGATGGGGCATGGTCGGCCGCGATGTCGAGTTTCCTGTGCTTTGCCGCCGGGGCGCTCATTCCGGTGCTTCCCTTCCTCTTTGGGGCCTCGGCCCTGGTGGGCGGGGTGGTGGCCATCGCCCTGGTCTCCGTGGCCTTGCTGTGTACGGGAGCGTTCACCGGCATTCTCTCCGGCAAGCCCCCGGTACCGCGCGCGCTGCGGCAGTGGTTGGTGGGCATGGGGGCCACGGCAGTCACCTACGTGCTGGGCGTGCTCTTTGGTCAGGTCATTGGCTGA
- a CDS encoding isoprenyl transferase, with the protein MTAENQNLQPPQIPAQFLPRHIALVMDGNGRWAQQRGMKRTEGHRRGEAVLMEAVDACLAMGVSYLSAYAFSTENWRRSAEEVRFLMGFSRDVLHRQRDILHDKGVRVVWAGRRPRLWRSVIKELEAAEELTRHNTRMTLVMCVNYGGRAEIIDATRRIATEVAAGRLRPEQITEKSFQQWLYDPAMPDVDLFLRPSGEKRTSNFLLWESAYAEMIYQDKLFPDFGAQDLFAAVEEYARRDRRFGGTA; encoded by the coding sequence GTGACCGCTGAGAACCAGAATCTTCAACCCCCGCAGATCCCGGCGCAATTCCTGCCCCGGCACATCGCCCTGGTCATGGACGGTAATGGCCGGTGGGCGCAACAGCGCGGCATGAAGCGCACGGAGGGGCACCGGCGCGGCGAGGCCGTGCTCATGGAAGCCGTGGACGCCTGCTTGGCAATGGGCGTGTCCTACCTCTCCGCCTACGCCTTTTCCACGGAGAACTGGCGGCGCAGCGCGGAGGAGGTGCGCTTCCTCATGGGGTTTTCCCGCGATGTCCTGCACCGCCAGCGGGACATTCTGCATGACAAGGGCGTGCGCGTGGTGTGGGCGGGGCGCCGCCCGCGCCTGTGGCGCTCGGTGATTAAGGAGTTAGAGGCGGCGGAGGAACTCACCCGCCATAACACCCGCATGACCCTGGTGATGTGCGTGAATTACGGCGGACGCGCGGAGATCATCGACGCCACCCGACGCATCGCCACCGAGGTCGCGGCGGGTAGGCTGCGCCCGGAGCAGATCACGGAAAAGAGCTTTCAGCAGTGGCTCTACGATCCGGCCATGCCGGACGTGGATCTCTTCTTGCGCCCCTCGGGGGAAAAGCGCACCTCGAATTTCCTGCTGTGGGAATCGGCCTATGCGGAGATGATCTATCAGGACAAACTCTTTCCGGACTTTGGCGCGCAGGATCTCTTTGCAGCGGTGGAGGAATACGCGCGCCGGGATCGTCGTTTTGGCGGAACCGCCTGA
- the phoA gene encoding alkaline phosphatase — protein MSYTRRILPTAAVLTSLALIAGCSSADNSDTAAQQDTERQASESIAPVSQAEAAYDRSAAGNVAEHGGARRLREDQAASLQEAVSKTGAKNVILLIGDGMGDSEITSARNYSEGAGGSFKGLDALPVTGQYTHYSVDKDGKPDYVTDSAASGSAWATGTKTYNGAISVDKDGKDQESILERAKKAGLATGNVSTAEIQDATPAVQAAHVSDRSCYDPESTAEECPENALENGGRGSISEQILETRADVTLGGGAESFEAKARAGEYKDKTLLEQARERGYQLPTNAEELSKITEANQDKPVLGLFSEGNMPVRWEGPKAAKGGYLEEAATCTDNPERTSEVPLLADMTSKAIDLLKDKEEGFFLQVEGASIDKQDHAANPCGQIGETVDLDEAVQKALEFAKADGETLVVVTADHAHSSQIVPNEDEEEEGLYPGLTRKLRTKEGAEMTLSYATSDDIEESQQHTGTQLRIAAFGPNSANVAGLSDQTDLFFTVTEALGI, from the coding sequence ATGTCTTATACCCGTCGTATTCTCCCCACCGCAGCCGTCCTGACCAGCCTCGCGCTCATCGCCGGATGCTCCAGCGCCGATAACTCCGATACCGCCGCGCAGCAGGATACCGAGCGTCAGGCCAGCGAGTCCATTGCTCCGGTGTCCCAGGCCGAGGCCGCCTACGACCGCTCGGCGGCAGGCAACGTTGCCGAGCACGGCGGCGCACGCCGCCTCCGCGAGGACCAGGCGGCCAGCCTCCAGGAGGCCGTCAGCAAGACCGGGGCCAAGAACGTGATCCTCCTGATCGGTGACGGCATGGGCGACTCCGAGATCACCTCCGCCCGCAACTACTCCGAGGGGGCGGGCGGCTCCTTCAAGGGCCTGGACGCGCTCCCGGTGACCGGCCAGTACACCCACTACTCCGTGGACAAGGACGGCAAGCCGGACTACGTCACCGATTCCGCCGCCTCCGGCTCCGCCTGGGCCACCGGCACCAAGACTTATAACGGCGCCATCTCCGTGGACAAGGACGGCAAGGACCAGGAAAGCATCTTGGAGCGCGCCAAGAAGGCCGGGCTGGCCACCGGCAACGTCTCCACCGCCGAGATTCAGGATGCCACCCCCGCCGTCCAGGCCGCTCACGTGAGCGACCGCTCCTGCTATGACCCGGAATCCACGGCGGAGGAGTGCCCGGAGAACGCCCTGGAAAACGGCGGACGCGGCTCCATCTCCGAGCAGATTCTGGAAACCCGCGCGGACGTCACCCTGGGTGGCGGGGCGGAGAGCTTTGAGGCAAAGGCTCGGGCCGGAGAGTACAAGGACAAGACGCTGCTGGAGCAGGCCCGCGAGCGCGGCTACCAGTTGCCCACCAACGCCGAGGAACTGAGCAAGATCACCGAGGCTAACCAGGATAAGCCCGTGCTGGGGCTCTTCTCCGAGGGGAACATGCCGGTACGCTGGGAGGGCCCCAAGGCCGCCAAAGGCGGCTACCTGGAGGAGGCCGCCACCTGCACCGATAACCCCGAGCGCACCTCCGAGGTGCCGCTGCTGGCGGACATGACTTCCAAGGCCATCGACCTGCTCAAGGACAAGGAGGAGGGCTTCTTCCTCCAGGTGGAAGGGGCCTCCATCGATAAGCAGGATCACGCCGCCAACCCCTGTGGGCAGATCGGTGAGACCGTGGACCTGGACGAGGCCGTGCAAAAGGCCCTGGAGTTTGCCAAGGCCGACGGCGAGACCCTGGTGGTGGTCACCGCCGATCACGCGCACAGCAGCCAGATCGTGCCCAACGAGGATGAGGAGGAAGAGGGCCTTTACCCCGGCCTGACCCGCAAGCTGCGCACCAAGGAGGGCGCGGAGATGACCCTGAGCTACGCCACCTCCGACGACATCGAGGAGTCTCAGCAGCACACGGGTACCCAGTTGCGGATCGCAGCCTTTGGCCCGAACTCCGCCAACGTGGCCGGCCTGAGCGATCAGACCGACCTCTTCTTCACCGTGACCGAGGCTCTCGGGATTTAA
- a CDS encoding Fur family transcriptional regulator — MNKGPAARAPKLGARNTKQRAAVIDALVALNNFASAKTIHHELTQRGTPVGLSTVYRTLQSLADVHAVDVLSVAGGESLYRHCLSEDHHHHLVCTECGSTKEIDGGPVEHWAKEVAAHYGFSLTGHDAEIYGLCPECCARQEQASNNAED, encoded by the coding sequence ATGAATAAAGGCCCCGCAGCACGGGCACCCAAACTCGGCGCGCGCAACACAAAGCAGCGCGCCGCGGTGATCGACGCGCTCGTTGCACTGAATAACTTTGCCTCGGCCAAAACCATTCACCACGAACTCACCCAGCGCGGCACCCCCGTGGGCCTTTCCACCGTGTACCGCACCCTGCAATCGCTGGCCGACGTCCACGCCGTGGACGTGCTCAGCGTGGCCGGGGGTGAAAGCCTCTACCGTCACTGCCTCAGCGAGGACCACCATCACCACCTGGTGTGCACCGAGTGCGGCTCCACCAAGGAGATCGACGGCGGCCCCGTGGAGCACTGGGCCAAGGAGGTGGCCGCCCACTACGGCTTCAGCCTCACCGGGCATGACGCCGAGATCTACGGGCTGTGCCCCGAGTGCTGCGCCCGCCAGGAGCAGGCGAGCAACAACGCGGAGGACTAA
- the pdxY gene encoding pyridoxal kinase PdxY has protein sequence MNILSIQSAVAYGHVGNSAAVFPLQRLGHEVWPVYTVNFSNHTGYGSWRGPVIPAEQVAEVIEGMAERGALSRVDAVLSGYQGGADIAQVIVDAVARVKEANPQAVYACDPVMGNAKSGCHVDDAIPPLLRDLVVPAADIITPNQFELGYLTGREAHDLDSTLAAVAAARAMGPRTVLVTSVERPDRPQDTIEMMAVDDRGAWLVQTPHLPFKRNGSGDVAAALFTGHYAASGDARQALEATASSVFDLLRVTYEAQSQELELVAAQDYYAQPRCQFEVRAL, from the coding sequence ATGAATATCCTCTCTATCCAGTCCGCCGTGGCCTATGGGCACGTGGGTAACTCCGCAGCGGTCTTTCCTCTGCAACGCCTGGGCCACGAGGTCTGGCCGGTGTACACCGTGAACTTTTCCAACCACACCGGCTACGGCTCCTGGCGCGGCCCGGTGATCCCGGCCGAGCAGGTGGCCGAGGTGATCGAGGGCATGGCGGAGCGCGGGGCCCTGAGCCGGGTGGACGCGGTGCTGTCCGGCTACCAGGGCGGGGCGGATATTGCCCAGGTGATCGTGGACGCGGTGGCCAGGGTCAAGGAGGCCAATCCCCAGGCGGTGTATGCCTGCGATCCCGTGATGGGTAACGCCAAGTCCGGCTGCCACGTGGATGATGCCATCCCGCCGCTGCTGCGGGATCTGGTGGTACCGGCGGCGGACATCATCACCCCCAATCAGTTTGAGTTGGGCTACCTCACCGGGCGCGAGGCCCATGACCTCGATTCCACCCTCGCGGCGGTGGCCGCCGCCCGCGCGATGGGCCCGCGCACTGTGCTGGTGACCTCCGTGGAGCGCCCGGATCGACCGCAGGACACCATTGAGATGATGGCGGTGGACGATCGCGGCGCGTGGCTGGTGCAGACCCCGCATCTGCCGTTTAAGCGCAACGGCTCGGGCGATGTGGCGGCCGCCCTGTTCACCGGGCACTACGCGGCTTCCGGGGACGCGCGCCAGGCGCTGGAGGCTACAGCGTCGAGCGTGTTCGACCTGCTGCGGGTGACCTATGAGGCGCAGAGCCAGGAATTGGAACTGGTGGCCGCGCAGGATTACTATGCCCAGCCCCGGTGTCAGTTCGAGGTGCGGGCGCTCTAG
- the era gene encoding GTPase Era, translated as MSFADTPEGFRSGFLSFVGRPNTGKSTLTNALVGEKIAITADQPETTRHPIRGIVHREDAQIVVVDTPGLHRPRTLLGERLNAAVKDTYADVDVIGLTVPANEKIGPGDRWILDNVRSVAPRTPIVGVVTKIDAVSKDQVGAQLLALHELLGEDSEVVPVSATDGLQLDVLSEVITSYLPEGPKLYPDDHVTDDDRDTRIAELIREAALSGLKDELPHSVAVEVDEILPNEEREGVLDVHAIIYVERPGQKDIITGYKGRRMGRIIHNSRKSIMELLGQNIYLDLRIKVLKNWQSDPKALGRLGF; from the coding sequence GTGAGCTTTGCAGATACCCCCGAGGGCTTTCGCTCCGGGTTCTTGAGTTTTGTGGGACGGCCCAACACGGGCAAGTCCACCCTGACCAATGCGCTGGTGGGGGAGAAGATCGCCATTACCGCCGATCAGCCGGAAACCACGCGCCACCCCATCAGGGGAATCGTGCATCGCGAGGATGCGCAGATCGTGGTGGTGGACACCCCCGGCCTGCACCGCCCGCGCACCCTGCTGGGCGAGCGCCTCAATGCGGCGGTGAAGGACACCTACGCGGACGTGGACGTGATCGGCCTGACCGTCCCGGCGAATGAGAAGATTGGCCCCGGTGATCGCTGGATCCTCGACAACGTGCGCTCCGTGGCTCCGCGCACCCCGATCGTGGGGGTGGTGACCAAGATCGATGCGGTGTCCAAGGACCAGGTGGGCGCGCAGTTGCTGGCCCTGCACGAACTGTTGGGCGAGGACTCCGAGGTGGTGCCCGTTTCCGCCACCGACGGCCTGCAACTCGATGTGCTCAGTGAGGTCATCACCTCCTACCTGCCGGAGGGCCCCAAGCTGTACCCGGACGATCACGTCACCGACGATGACCGCGATACCCGCATCGCGGAACTCATCCGAGAGGCCGCGCTTTCTGGCCTCAAGGATGAATTGCCGCACTCCGTGGCCGTGGAGGTCGATGAGATTCTGCCCAACGAGGAGCGCGAGGGCGTGCTGGACGTGCACGCCATCATCTACGTGGAGCGCCCTGGGCAAAAGGACATCATCACCGGCTATAAGGGCCGCCGCATGGGCCGGATTATCCATAACTCCCGCAAGTCCATCATGGAGTTGCTGGGCCAGAACATCTACCTGGATCTGCGGATCAAGGTGCTCAAGAACTGGCAGTCCGACCCCAAGGCCCTGGGGAGGTTGGGCTTCTAG
- a CDS encoding glycine--tRNA ligase encodes MAQQSVIETVVNLCKRRGLVYPAGEIYGGTRSAWDYGPLGVELKENIKRQWWRHMVTSRADVVGVDTSVIQPRQVWVASGHVEVFTDPLVESLYTHKRYRADHLIEAYEEKHGHPPENGLADINDPETGQPGNWTEPRAFSGLLKTFLGPVDDEEGLHYLRPETAQGIFINFKNVMNSARMKPPFGIANIGKSFRNEITPGNFIFRTREFEQMEMEFFVKPGEDEQWHQYWIDNRYQWYVDLGINPENLRLYEHPQEKLSHYSKRTVDVEYAFGFAGSRWGELEGVANRTDYDLRVHAESSGEDLSFYDQEADERWIPYCIEPAAGLGRSMMAFLVDAYTEDEAPNAKGGVDKRVVLKLDYRLSPVKVAVLPLSKKEPLAGKAKELADTLRAYWNIDYDTSGAIGRRYRRQDEIGTPFCVTVDFDTLEDDAVTVRERDTMEQERVKIADLEAYLAQRLLGC; translated from the coding sequence ATGGCGCAGCAGTCCGTCATCGAAACCGTGGTCAATCTGTGTAAGCGGCGCGGTCTGGTCTATCCGGCGGGCGAGATTTACGGTGGTACCCGCTCCGCCTGGGACTACGGCCCGCTGGGCGTGGAACTCAAGGAGAACATCAAGCGCCAGTGGTGGCGGCACATGGTGACCTCCCGCGCGGACGTGGTGGGCGTGGATACCTCCGTGATTCAGCCGCGCCAGGTGTGGGTGGCCTCCGGTCACGTGGAGGTATTCACCGACCCCCTCGTGGAATCCCTGTACACGCACAAGCGCTACCGCGCGGATCACCTCATCGAGGCGTATGAGGAAAAGCACGGGCACCCGCCGGAGAACGGCCTGGCGGACATTAACGATCCCGAGACCGGTCAGCCGGGTAACTGGACGGAGCCGCGCGCCTTTTCCGGCCTGCTCAAGACCTTCCTCGGCCCGGTGGACGATGAGGAGGGGCTGCACTACCTGCGCCCGGAGACCGCCCAGGGTATCTTCATCAACTTCAAGAACGTGATGAACTCCGCGCGCATGAAGCCCCCGTTCGGCATCGCCAACATCGGCAAGTCCTTCCGCAACGAGATCACGCCGGGTAACTTCATCTTCCGCACCCGCGAGTTCGAGCAGATGGAGATGGAGTTCTTTGTCAAACCCGGCGAGGACGAGCAGTGGCACCAGTACTGGATTGATAACCGCTACCAGTGGTACGTGGATCTGGGCATTAACCCGGAGAACCTGCGCCTGTACGAGCACCCGCAGGAAAAGCTCTCACACTATTCCAAGCGCACCGTGGACGTGGAGTACGCCTTTGGCTTTGCCGGTTCCCGCTGGGGCGAGCTGGAGGGCGTGGCCAACCGCACGGATTATGACCTGCGCGTACACGCGGAAAGCTCCGGCGAGGACCTGAGCTTCTATGACCAGGAGGCCGACGAGCGCTGGATCCCGTATTGCATCGAGCCGGCCGCCGGCCTGGGGCGCTCCATGATGGCCTTCCTGGTGGACGCCTACACGGAGGACGAGGCCCCCAATGCCAAGGGCGGGGTGGACAAGCGCGTGGTGCTCAAACTGGATTACCGCCTTTCCCCGGTCAAGGTAGCCGTGCTACCCCTGTCCAAGAAGGAACCGCTGGCGGGTAAGGCCAAGGAACTGGCCGATACGCTGCGCGCGTACTGGAACATTGATTACGACACCTCCGGTGCCATCGGCCGCCGCTACCGTCGCCAGGACGAGATCGGCACGCCGTTCTGCGTGACGGTGGACTTTGACACCCTTGAGGACGATGCGGTGACGGTGCGTGAGCGCGACACGATGGAACAGGAGCGCGTGAAGATCGCCGATCTTGAGGCCTACCTGGCACAGCGCCTGCTGGGGTGCTGA
- the recO gene encoding DNA repair protein RecO, translating to MRRPSYRDHAVVVRTYDFGEADRVVVLLTRGHGLVRAVAKGVRRSKSRFGSRVQLFVHLDVHLYPGRNLATLTGADTVAYYASGIIEDYARYTAACAVVNCAERLCVAETGEDPFLFDAVVETLAAMQQDPKPETCLDAFLLRAMGHSGWAPSLFACAQCGEAGPHHAFHPRAGGAVCVRCRPPGSADIPAETLHAMWLLQQGHRQAAEEIMERHDLHERVHRLTSVHLQYHLEQRITTLLPSG from the coding sequence GTGCGCAGGCCCAGTTACCGCGATCACGCCGTGGTGGTGCGCACCTATGACTTCGGTGAGGCCGACCGTGTGGTGGTGCTGCTGACCAGGGGCCACGGCCTGGTGCGTGCCGTGGCCAAGGGGGTGCGCCGCTCCAAGTCCCGCTTTGGCTCCCGGGTGCAGCTCTTTGTTCACCTGGACGTGCACCTGTATCCCGGCCGCAACCTCGCCACGCTCACCGGCGCGGACACGGTGGCCTATTACGCCTCCGGGATCATCGAGGATTACGCCCGCTACACCGCCGCCTGCGCGGTGGTCAATTGCGCGGAGCGGCTGTGCGTGGCGGAAACAGGGGAGGACCCCTTCCTCTTTGATGCGGTGGTGGAAACCCTCGCCGCCATGCAGCAGGACCCCAAGCCCGAGACCTGCCTGGATGCCTTTCTGCTGCGCGCGATGGGCCATTCCGGGTGGGCACCCAGCCTCTTTGCCTGCGCCCAGTGCGGCGAGGCCGGCCCCCATCACGCCTTTCACCCCCGCGCCGGCGGGGCGGTGTGCGTGCGCTGTCGCCCGCCCGGCTCGGCGGATATTCCCGCCGAAACCCTCCACGCCATGTGGCTCTTGCAACAGGGGCACCGCCAGGCGGCAGAGGAGATCATGGAGCGCCACGACCTCCACGAGCGGGTGCACCGGCTCACCAGCGTGCACCTGCAATATCACCTGGAACAACGGATCACCACGCTTTTGCCCTCGGGCTAA
- a CDS encoding maltokinase N-terminal cap-like domain-containing protein, with amino-acid sequence MSDNQNAAEVYAEVYADAQLEPGKEDFQRRFLEREGLLNPGDTFTALAAWRLIDPEGQVGMEVAVIALNDGLVQVPLTYRPGPLPDTEGLLGEMAHSVLGTRYIYDARRDPVFAAALREVVRAGGQPVAKQNVKTGEIIPSPVRFQITPGEHTEVAVRVEEAFDDATLAAIPGTIVGTWDEEGQHRSAVLARPRA; translated from the coding sequence ATGAGCGATAACCAGAACGCGGCAGAGGTTTATGCGGAGGTCTACGCGGACGCGCAGTTGGAGCCCGGCAAGGAGGATTTCCAGCGTCGCTTCCTAGAGCGCGAGGGACTATTGAACCCGGGGGATACCTTCACCGCGCTGGCCGCCTGGCGGCTCATCGACCCCGAGGGGCAGGTGGGTATGGAGGTGGCCGTGATAGCGCTCAACGACGGCCTGGTGCAGGTGCCGCTGACGTATCGCCCGGGCCCGCTCCCGGACACGGAGGGGTTGCTGGGGGAGATGGCGCACTCGGTGCTGGGTACCCGCTATATTTACGACGCCCGCCGCGACCCCGTCTTTGCGGCCGCGCTGCGGGAGGTGGTGCGCGCGGGCGGGCAACCGGTGGCAAAGCAGAACGTGAAAACCGGGGAGATTATCCCCTCGCCGGTACGGTTCCAGATCACCCCAGGTGAGCACACCGAGGTAGCGGTGCGGGTGGAGGAGGCTTTCGACGACGCCACCCTAGCCGCGATCCCGGGCACCATCGTGGGCACCTGGGACGAAGAGGGCCAGCACCGCAGCGCGGTGCTGGCCAGGCCGAGGGCTTAA
- a CDS encoding metalloregulator ArsR/SmtB family transcription factor codes for MISAIDSEIRVSILSLLVEREYLVSEIVTQLGRPQPLISQHLRVLKNAGIVVSHPQGRSRCYKLSTPELHDFFRDIITLSATAHAHLLKPVAEIDLADTAQQDLDTAPPAPATPV; via the coding sequence GTGATTAGCGCGATCGACTCGGAAATCCGCGTCAGTATCCTCTCCCTCCTGGTGGAACGCGAATACCTGGTCAGCGAGATCGTGACGCAACTGGGGCGCCCCCAGCCCCTGATCAGCCAGCACCTGCGGGTACTCAAAAACGCCGGAATCGTGGTCTCCCACCCCCAGGGGCGCAGCCGCTGCTACAAACTCAGCACCCCGGAATTACACGACTTCTTCCGCGACATCATCACCCTCTCCGCCACCGCCCATGCGCACCTGCTCAAACCCGTGGCCGAGATTGACCTCGCGGATACCGCCCAGCAAGACCTCGACACCGCGCCTCCGGCCCCGGCCACGCCCGTGTAG
- a CDS encoding TPM domain-containing protein, which translates to MMASIPLKRTLAAAAACTIALIPAAATAQEIASEHVLAAAPEAFGEAIYDQSGVLSDEQITELEQRISQFLKSHQRNLKIAFVDSFDGVSGETWSTQFLKANGGGNLAVLVINTTTNQYGTDGGQSWSRSEIGSLYNAVIPALAERDYHAAASTFIDTAESSGQVSGDSVAWLGAGAVAVVGAGGGIWYLGRKRRKEEKKQVVESARRMDPTDTTSLRQLPIPALGQVADDYFVATDESIRRGEEELAVATSEFGTARTRPFRRALDKAQSALRRAYDIHDQLHDAIPETDEEKRTLLTEVITSCSAAQKELDKQAKDFADMRNLLLNADNKIAEVTQRTVDIRARLPKVTETLDNLTKRYPETTLTSVRDNPELAAASLDAAENSLSAARSLAQKPAGQQGGLVMVLREAEHAVEVADRMLSAVEHADENIATARASLESLVEEVQEEIAEAEDLRARGTANGAQADWAALDDLVAEARGLVDKAKRQGTEDPLGIYTDLNDLDARLDERLDALRETTSTQDRLVRMYRQHRDAAHTTIQAAEDLISSRGRLVGAQARTYLSEARQLLQRAESLEAQDLRQAVEAARQATQRAQVAMRAAQSDIDEHYRQQRRQDFSSGAGSLITGMVIGNILGGGGNHGGFGGGFGDGYEDGDNAFGGSF; encoded by the coding sequence ATGATGGCAAGTATCCCGTTAAAACGAACCTTGGCCGCAGCCGCGGCCTGCACCATTGCTCTTATACCCGCCGCCGCTACGGCGCAGGAAATCGCCTCCGAACATGTGCTTGCCGCCGCGCCGGAAGCCTTTGGCGAGGCGATTTACGATCAATCCGGGGTGCTCAGCGACGAGCAGATTACGGAATTAGAGCAACGCATTTCCCAGTTCCTCAAATCCCATCAACGCAACCTCAAGATCGCCTTTGTGGATAGCTTTGATGGAGTTTCTGGGGAAACCTGGTCCACGCAATTCCTCAAGGCGAATGGTGGCGGCAACTTAGCGGTTCTGGTCATCAATACCACCACTAATCAATACGGAACCGATGGCGGCCAATCATGGTCCCGATCGGAGATAGGCTCCCTGTATAACGCGGTCATCCCCGCGCTGGCCGAGCGAGATTATCATGCCGCAGCCTCCACCTTCATCGACACCGCCGAATCCAGCGGCCAGGTCTCCGGGGATTCCGTGGCCTGGCTCGGTGCCGGTGCCGTGGCCGTGGTGGGCGCCGGGGGCGGGATCTGGTATCTGGGACGCAAGCGGCGCAAGGAAGAAAAGAAGCAGGTGGTGGAAAGCGCGCGGCGCATGGACCCCACCGATACCACCTCACTGAGGCAACTCCCCATCCCCGCCCTGGGCCAGGTGGCCGATGATTACTTTGTGGCCACAGACGAGTCCATTCGCCGGGGCGAGGAGGAACTGGCCGTGGCCACCTCAGAGTTTGGCACCGCGCGCACCCGCCCGTTTAGGCGCGCCCTGGATAAGGCGCAATCCGCATTGCGGCGCGCCTACGACATTCACGATCAACTCCACGACGCCATCCCGGAAACGGATGAGGAAAAGCGCACCCTGCTCACGGAGGTGATTACCTCCTGCTCCGCCGCGCAAAAGGAATTGGACAAGCAGGCCAAGGATTTTGCCGATATGCGGAATCTTCTGCTTAATGCGGATAATAAGATCGCGGAGGTCACCCAGCGCACCGTGGATATTCGCGCGCGCCTGCCCAAGGTGACCGAGACCCTGGATAACCTCACCAAGCGCTACCCGGAGACCACCCTGACCTCCGTGCGGGATAACCCGGAGTTGGCGGCCGCCAGCCTGGACGCTGCGGAGAACTCCCTGAGCGCTGCGCGGTCCCTCGCGCAAAAGCCCGCCGGACAGCAGGGCGGACTGGTGATGGTGCTGCGCGAGGCCGAGCACGCCGTGGAGGTGGCCGATCGCATGCTCTCCGCCGTGGAACACGCCGATGAGAATATCGCCACCGCGCGGGCCTCCTTGGAATCCCTGGTGGAGGAGGTCCAGGAGGAGATCGCGGAAGCCGAGGATCTGCGCGCTCGCGGCACCGCCAACGGGGCTCAGGCAGATTGGGCTGCCCTCGATGACCTGGTGGCGGAGGCTCGCGGGCTCGTCGATAAGGCGAAGCGCCAGGGCACAGAGGATCCCCTGGGGATCTATACCGACCTCAATGACCTGGATGCCCGCCTCGACGAGCGGCTGGACGCACTGCGGGAAACCACCTCAACCCAAGACCGCCTGGTGCGCATGTACCGCCAGCACCGCGATGCCGCCCACACCACCATTCAGGCGGCGGAGGATCTTATTTCCTCGCGTGGTCGGCTCGTGGGCGCGCAGGCCCGCACCTACCTTTCCGAGGCTCGGCAGCTCCTCCAGCGCGCGGAGTCCCTGGAGGCACAGGATCTGCGTCAGGCCGTGGAGGCCGCACGCCAGGCCACGCAGCGAGCCCAGGTGGCCATGCGGGCCGCGCAAAGCGATATTGATGAGCACTACCGGCAGCAGCGCCGCCAGGACTTTAGCTCCGGCGCCGGAAGCCTGATCACCGGCATGGTGATCGGCAATATCCTCGGCGGCGGGGGCAACCACGGGGGCTTTGGCGGTGGCTTCGGTGACGGCTACGAGGATGGCGATAACGCCTTTGGCGGGAGTTTCTAA